Proteins encoded by one window of Candidatus Brocadia sp.:
- a CDS encoding NADH-quinone oxidoreductase subunit M translates to MSMPILSLITFLPVIGVFFILSMDSRRGELIRVTALLVSIVVFFISLPLYFTFDAYTYGMQFVEKLQWIPSFGIHYHVGIDGISLFLILLTTFITPISILASWHIAKNVKEYMVAMLVLETGMIGVFISLDVFLFYVFWELMLIPMYLLIGIWGGPRRVYAAVKFFIYTMAGSVFMLLAIIALYFLNHRATGEYTFNLLEFYRLDLSFAVQFWLFLAFAFAFAIKVPMFPFHTWLPDAHVEAPTAGSVILAGVLLKMGTYGFVRFCLPLFPEASHAFIPVISWMAIVGIIYGALVSMVQDDLKKLVAYSSVSHLGFVMLGIFAFNIQGIEGGITQMINHGLSTGALFLVVGMLYERRHTRMIADFGGLTKRMPVFATFFMIVTLSSIGLPGLNGFVGEFLILVGTFKSRILYASIATSGIILAAVYMLWMFQRVMFQEITHEENKALQDMNKREFAILIPIILIIFWIGIYPNSFLRKMDASVDHLLKKVGEKANMVSNVQNQSKPGQLQKNVTPKIDIVPESKTEW, encoded by the coding sequence ATATCTATGCCTATTCTTTCGCTCATAACCTTTCTTCCGGTCATCGGGGTGTTCTTTATCCTTTCGATGGATTCAAGAAGGGGTGAACTCATTAGGGTGACAGCCCTGTTAGTTTCCATAGTGGTATTTTTTATTTCCCTACCCTTATACTTTACCTTTGATGCATATACTTATGGGATGCAGTTTGTCGAAAAACTGCAGTGGATACCTTCCTTTGGGATCCATTACCATGTTGGAATCGATGGGATCAGCCTCTTTTTGATACTTCTGACAACCTTTATTACCCCTATTTCCATCCTGGCTTCATGGCATATCGCCAAAAACGTGAAGGAATACATGGTTGCCATGCTGGTGCTTGAGACGGGCATGATTGGCGTGTTTATCTCCCTGGATGTATTTTTGTTTTATGTATTCTGGGAACTCATGCTTATTCCCATGTATCTTCTCATCGGCATATGGGGAGGGCCTAGAAGGGTTTACGCAGCCGTAAAATTCTTTATTTATACCATGGCCGGCAGCGTGTTCATGCTCCTGGCCATCATTGCCTTGTATTTCTTAAATCATCGGGCAACGGGTGAATATACCTTTAATCTCTTAGAATTTTATAGGCTCGATCTGTCTTTTGCCGTTCAATTCTGGTTGTTCCTGGCCTTTGCCTTTGCCTTTGCCATCAAAGTCCCTATGTTTCCCTTTCACACATGGCTGCCGGATGCCCACGTGGAAGCGCCCACGGCAGGGAGTGTAATCTTGGCAGGCGTCCTCTTAAAGATGGGAACTTATGGTTTTGTACGATTCTGTTTGCCCCTGTTTCCGGAGGCAAGCCATGCCTTCATCCCGGTAATTTCATGGATGGCAATTGTGGGTATCATTTATGGTGCACTGGTATCCATGGTGCAGGATGATCTGAAAAAACTCGTCGCTTATTCCAGCGTGAGCCATCTGGGATTTGTCATGCTGGGCATCTTTGCCTTCAATATCCAGGGCATCGAGGGTGGTATTACCCAAATGATTAATCATGGTCTCAGCACCGGGGCGCTCTTCCTGGTAGTCGGAATGCTCTATGAGAGAAGACACACACGCATGATTGCGGACTTTGGAGGTTTAACCAAACGGATGCCGGTCTTTGCTACCTTCTTTATGATCGTTACTTTATCCTCTATTGGGTTACCAGGATTAAACGGCTTTGTCGGGGAATTTCTCATTCTGGTGGGTACCTTCAAGTCACGCATTCTGTACGCATCCATCGCAACATCGGGTATTATCCTTGCGGCTGTGTACATGCTCTGGATGTTTCAAAGGGTCATGTTTCAGGAAATAACCCATGAAGAAAATAAGGCATTACAAGATATGAACAAACGGGAATTTGCTATTCTGATTCCCATCATCCTGATAATCTTCTGGATAGGTATCTACCCCAATTCGTTCCTGAGAAAGATGGATGCCTCGGTAGATCACCTCTTAAAAAAGGTAGGAGAAAAGGCGAATATGGTATCCAACGTTCAAAACCAAAGCAAACCTGGGCAATTACAGAAAAATGTTACACCAAAGATTGATATAGTCCCTGAGTCCAAAACTGAGTGGTAA
- the nuoK gene encoding NADH-quinone oxidoreductase subunit NuoK yields MITITHYLVLSAILFTVGVVGVLIRRNAIIIFMCIELMLNAVNLSFVAFAHYLNSMQGQLFVFFTMTVAAAEAAVGLAIIVAVFRNKETVNIDDINIMKW; encoded by the coding sequence ATGATTACCATCACCCACTATCTTGTGCTGAGTGCAATCCTGTTTACGGTCGGTGTTGTTGGCGTCCTGATACGGAGAAATGCAATCATAATTTTTATGTGTATCGAGCTCATGCTCAATGCCGTTAACCTGTCATTTGTGGCCTTTGCCCATTATCTTAATTCCATGCAAGGCCAGTTATTTGTATTTTTTACTATGACCGTTGCCGCAGCCGAGGCTGCTGTCGGTTTGGCCATTATCGTAGCAGTGTTCAGGAATAAAGAAACCGTAAATATTGACGATATAAATATCATGAAATGGTAG
- a CDS encoding NADH-quinone oxidoreductase subunit I produces the protein MILPLIKGLILTLKRFLNPSTCATMQYPDERPKLSTRFRGLPELQIGKDGREKCVACGLCARVCPSQCITVEGAEDETHRRYPEIYELDAFRCIFCGYCEEACPVRAIILRDTFELATYQNKDVFDKEKLLDLTRKRDLPR, from the coding sequence ATGATTTTACCGCTCATTAAAGGTCTGATACTCACACTCAAACGATTCCTTAATCCGAGCACTTGTGCCACAATGCAGTACCCGGACGAGCGGCCAAAACTCTCCACAAGGTTTCGCGGGTTGCCTGAATTACAAATAGGAAAAGACGGCAGGGAAAAGTGTGTCGCATGCGGCCTGTGTGCCAGGGTGTGCCCCTCACAGTGCATTACTGTCGAGGGAGCCGAGGATGAAACGCACAGGAGGTATCCCGAAATTTATGAATTGGATGCATTCCGCTGTATTTTTTGCGGATACTGCGAAGAGGCCTGTCCGGTAAGAGCCATAATTCTCAGAGACACCTTTGAACTGGCAACCTATCAAAACAAGGACGTCTTCGATAAGGAAAAATTATTAGACCTCACGAGGAAGAGGGATCTACCGAGGTAA
- a CDS encoding 4Fe-4S dicluster domain-containing protein, with amino-acid sequence MNIIHLVIDDKPIVAPEGTNIFQAALDNDIYVPGLCYHPKLSQFGGCRLCFVEVTERKRTGHRFACAHPVSEGMIVKVNTPKVIRYRKSVMEYLLAHHELSCPTCDKSGECGLQNITNELNLGPGRFKSVRMHYPVIRDNPVLELNRNRCILCGRCVSACKEIEGVSAIDFQNRGFKTVIGTAFDRPLDCSFCGGCVAVCPTGAWQDRTLGFKGRPWEFKSTPTICPYCSVGCTVVVNTKVESVRRITSHDRLGINEGNLCVKGRFGHEFIHSPERIKTPLIRKNGELYPASWDDAIDYVSKRFQQIINEHGGKSVGGIGSEKCTNEDNYLFQKFCRSVLGTNHIDNMSNIRSPYLNRLIYQSVVNGIAAPSLKELEKANTLFFLGVDMTEAHPVAGSMARKAIRMNNANLIVANIRNVQFNNVAKNDIRLKYTLGSQAIFMNALLKVIIDENLVDLKKVEISTNNFHELRSSLDKFSMREASQSTGISEETIRSVSTLLAKPGNCCIVCGKDIEEDPFGEITIRALMNLCALINVAHDEKTGSGKTSVLFSRYHNNSQGVNDMGVAPGFFPGYGNINDASGRETVEKLWGVKLADDISQKDSVNIIDHALNGKLKALYVMGENPVIKYPYGKDIREALRKIDFIVAQDAFLTETAQLADVVLPTATYAEKEGTFTNMGMTVQRLNKAIPPVGEARPDWQIICDLAKKMGQPYSYISPKEILAEIKGIAPMYTGINYDRLKRKEFSWVSSVYSRNEPTKYTFEIIKPQPVTMTKRRDFPFLLLTGASLNHQGTFSRHSKSLTLVAPECFVEINSKDAHEMDIQDRDMVIIESMQNKIKLRAEVTGKPPEGIVFVSEDYEWVPVNLLRDRVYTPVKIYKEQG; translated from the coding sequence ATGAATATCATACATCTTGTTATTGATGATAAACCCATCGTTGCCCCCGAAGGGACGAATATATTCCAGGCAGCCCTGGACAACGACATTTATGTTCCCGGACTGTGTTATCATCCGAAACTCTCCCAATTTGGGGGTTGCAGACTCTGTTTTGTGGAAGTCACTGAACGGAAAAGGACCGGACACCGATTTGCCTGTGCGCACCCCGTTTCTGAGGGAATGATTGTAAAAGTAAACACGCCAAAAGTAATCCGGTATCGAAAGTCCGTTATGGAATATTTGCTGGCCCATCATGAACTCTCTTGCCCTACCTGTGATAAATCCGGTGAATGCGGATTACAAAATATTACCAACGAACTGAATCTGGGCCCGGGCAGATTTAAGTCCGTGAGGATGCATTACCCGGTGATTCGGGATAATCCGGTTTTAGAATTAAACCGGAACCGGTGTATTTTGTGCGGTCGATGTGTAAGCGCATGCAAAGAGATTGAAGGTGTTAGCGCCATCGACTTCCAAAACCGCGGCTTTAAAACAGTCATTGGTACCGCCTTCGACAGGCCGCTGGACTGTAGTTTCTGTGGTGGCTGCGTTGCGGTGTGTCCAACGGGTGCCTGGCAAGACAGAACCCTGGGGTTCAAGGGCAGGCCATGGGAATTTAAAAGTACGCCTACGATTTGTCCATACTGTTCTGTTGGCTGTACGGTCGTTGTAAATACAAAGGTGGAAAGTGTGAGGCGTATCACATCGCATGATCGGTTAGGAATAAATGAAGGTAACCTCTGTGTGAAAGGCAGATTTGGCCACGAATTTATCCATTCTCCTGAACGTATAAAGACACCTTTAATCAGAAAGAATGGTGAATTATATCCTGCCTCGTGGGATGATGCCATCGATTACGTATCAAAAAGATTCCAGCAAATTATAAACGAACATGGCGGGAAATCGGTAGGTGGCATTGGTTCTGAAAAATGCACGAACGAGGACAACTATCTCTTCCAGAAATTCTGCCGGTCTGTCCTGGGAACGAATCATATTGATAACATGTCCAATATAAGATCACCGTATCTAAACAGGTTGATTTATCAATCTGTTGTGAATGGGATTGCGGCTCCGTCACTGAAAGAGTTAGAAAAGGCAAACACCCTGTTCTTTTTGGGAGTTGATATGACAGAGGCTCATCCTGTAGCCGGAAGTATGGCACGAAAGGCTATAAGAATGAATAATGCCAATCTCATTGTTGCCAATATAAGAAACGTTCAATTTAATAACGTAGCCAAAAATGATATCCGTTTAAAATATACTTTGGGAAGCCAGGCCATATTCATGAACGCCTTGCTTAAAGTAATTATCGATGAGAACCTGGTTGACTTAAAAAAGGTAGAAATATCGACGAACAATTTTCATGAATTACGTTCATCATTAGATAAGTTCAGTATGAGGGAGGCCTCTCAATCAACCGGTATTTCTGAAGAAACCATCAGAAGCGTATCCACTTTATTAGCAAAACCCGGGAATTGTTGTATCGTTTGTGGTAAGGACATTGAAGAAGATCCTTTCGGAGAGATCACAATACGGGCTTTAATGAACCTCTGCGCACTGATTAATGTTGCTCATGATGAAAAAACCGGTTCTGGCAAAACCTCGGTTCTGTTTTCAAGATATCATAATAATTCTCAGGGCGTAAATGATATGGGAGTTGCCCCTGGATTCTTTCCGGGATATGGTAATATCAATGATGCTTCCGGCAGGGAAACGGTCGAAAAACTATGGGGCGTGAAACTTGCTGACGATATTTCTCAAAAAGACTCCGTGAATATTATTGATCATGCGCTCAATGGAAAATTAAAAGCGCTCTATGTTATGGGAGAAAATCCCGTTATAAAATATCCTTATGGCAAAGATATCAGGGAAGCATTGAGAAAGATCGACTTTATTGTTGCCCAGGACGCATTCCTGACTGAAACGGCACAACTGGCAGATGTTGTCCTCCCCACCGCTACTTATGCCGAAAAGGAAGGGACATTCACCAACATGGGGATGACCGTACAACGGCTAAATAAAGCTATTCCGCCAGTGGGAGAAGCCAGACCAGATTGGCAAATTATTTGTGACCTTGCCAAAAAGATGGGACAACCCTATTCATACATCTCCCCAAAAGAGATTTTGGCTGAAATAAAAGGCATAGCTCCCATGTATACGGGGATCAATTATGACCGGTTGAAAAGAAAGGAATTTTCATGGGTATCTTCTGTTTATAGCAGAAATGAACCAACAAAGTATACGTTTGAAATTATAAAACCTCAACCGGTAACCATGACAAAGAGAAGGGATTTTCCCTTTCTCTTGCTCACAGGCGCAAGTTTGAATCATCAAGGTACTTTTTCCCGGCATTCAAAGTCCCTTACTCTGGTTGCCCCGGAATGTTTTGTGGAAATAAACAGTAAAGATGCCCACGAAATGGATATCCAGGATAGGGATATGGTTATCATTGAATCTATGCAAAATAAGATAAAACTCAGGGCAGAGGTTACCGGTAAACCACCAGAAGGTATAGTTTTTGTTTCTGAAGACTATGAGTGGGTGCCTGTAAATCTCCTGCGTGACAGGGTATATACCCCTGTCAAAATTTACAAGGAGCAAGGGTAA
- the nuoH gene encoding NADH-quinone oxidoreductase subunit NuoH, translating to MNKELLVYLIIACIKIFLVFGVIQLMVISMIWLERKIMAHMQVRLGPMRVGPHGLLQPIADGIKLLFKEDIIPEKASKLLFILAPAMAMIPALMTFAVIPFGDKVRIFGYNVDLVITDINIGFLYIFAVSSLGIYGIVMAGWASNNKYSLLGGIRSSAQMISYELTLGLSLIGVVMLTESLSLVDVVNAQAKLWNIVLQPVGFFIYATSAIAEVNRCPFDLPEAESELVAGYHTEYSSMKFAMFFMAEYANMITVSAIAVTFFLGGWQGPFLPPVVWFMLKLSACLFFFIWIRSTFPRLRYDQLMHFGWKFLLPLSLLNIIITGLIIVIKG from the coding sequence ATGAATAAAGAGTTGCTTGTATACCTTATTATTGCCTGCATAAAGATCTTTCTGGTATTCGGTGTGATCCAGCTTATGGTTATTTCCATGATCTGGCTCGAAAGAAAGATCATGGCGCACATGCAGGTGCGGCTGGGGCCAATGCGTGTAGGTCCTCACGGATTGTTGCAACCCATTGCCGACGGCATAAAACTCCTGTTCAAGGAAGATATTATTCCTGAGAAGGCAAGTAAGCTGCTTTTTATACTGGCTCCCGCTATGGCAATGATTCCTGCCCTGATGACCTTTGCCGTTATCCCCTTTGGAGATAAGGTAAGGATCTTTGGATACAATGTAGATCTGGTAATTACCGATATCAATATCGGGTTTCTTTACATTTTTGCAGTATCCTCTTTAGGTATTTACGGCATTGTTATGGCCGGCTGGGCATCAAACAATAAATACTCATTATTGGGTGGGATACGGTCTTCAGCTCAGATGATCAGTTACGAACTGACCCTTGGGCTATCGCTCATCGGAGTGGTCATGTTAACTGAATCGTTAAGTTTGGTGGATGTTGTCAATGCCCAGGCGAAATTATGGAATATTGTATTACAACCGGTCGGATTTTTTATTTACGCCACAAGCGCTATAGCCGAGGTCAATCGCTGTCCGTTTGATCTCCCGGAGGCAGAGTCAGAACTGGTGGCAGGTTATCATACGGAATACAGTAGTATGAAATTCGCCATGTTCTTCATGGCAGAATATGCCAACATGATCACGGTATCTGCAATTGCTGTAACCTTTTTCCTGGGCGGATGGCAGGGGCCATTTTTACCTCCGGTAGTATGGTTCATGTTAAAATTGTCAGCCTGCTTATTTTTCTTTATCTGGATACGGTCAACATTCCCAAGGCTCAGGTACGACCAATTAATGCATTTTGGCTGGAAGTTCCTGTTACCACTTTCACTACTTAATATTATAATTACAGGACTTATTATAGTTATTAAGGGATAA
- a CDS encoding NADH-quinone oxidoreductase subunit J produces MESYLFYIMAAVAVITAVYLIFEKNPVFGALYLIQTMVGIAVLYILLEAQFIAAVQIIVYAGAIMVLFLFVIMLLNLNIKEEAKNALPFQRIPAVLMGIALFTVICIVIKSKLLQGKQGEYTSAYINSIGNTKLIGNLLFTDYLLPFEITSILLFVAAIGAIMLAKRKL; encoded by the coding sequence ATGGAATCCTATTTATTTTATATAATGGCTGCTGTTGCCGTAATCACTGCGGTTTATCTTATCTTTGAGAAAAACCCGGTCTTTGGCGCTTTATATCTTATTCAGACCATGGTCGGCATCGCGGTGCTCTATATATTGCTTGAGGCGCAATTCATTGCCGCTGTTCAGATCATTGTATATGCAGGGGCTATCATGGTGCTCTTTCTTTTTGTGATCATGCTGTTAAACCTGAACATTAAGGAAGAGGCAAAGAACGCATTACCCTTTCAAAGGATACCTGCTGTCCTTATGGGAATTGCATTGTTTACCGTCATTTGTATAGTCATCAAATCGAAACTCTTGCAGGGAAAACAAGGCGAATATACATCGGCCTACATAAATAGTATTGGAAACACAAAACTGATTGGCAATTTATTATTCACCGATTATCTGCTGCCATTCGAGATAACTTCTATTCTCCTGTTCGTAGCGGCTATCGGGGCCATTATGCTGGCAAAGAGAAAACTATAA
- a CDS encoding NADH-quinone oxidoreductase subunit NuoF — protein sequence MTMVNNETRNQQLQKPQIIIGMASCGLGAGARNVLKSVEHELKKQKLEADILHTGCIGMCAHEVLMDVIFPGRTRVTYGNVKTTMVPQILEEHVGKGEAVKKFVMSQMYLDDKTVIPYEGLPFFDDLEMNKGQKKYILRNCGYIDPDSIDEYIARGGYTALEKVLKAMTPKAVIDEISKSGLRGRGGGGFPTGEKWASCAKYSADEKFVLCNADEGDPGAFMDRSLLEGDPHAVLEGMIIAGYAINATSGYIYVRAEYPLAVKRLKHTIEEAKKRGFLGENILKSGYNLEMYIKEGAGAFVCGESTSLQNSIEGKRGMPRTRPPQSVEAGLWDKPTCLNNVETFANVPFIINKGADWYSRIGTENSKGTKIFSLTGKIKNAGLVEVPMGTTIRQIVFDMGGGIPKKKKFKAVQIGGPSGGCLPEPLLDSPIDYESLVGAGAMMGSGSFVVVDDTTCMVEMARFFMNFCANESCGKCPPCRIGTTLMLDILTRITVGQGEEKDLEVLEQMSDEMKVMSLCGLGQSAPNPVKSTIRYFRDEYIAHIRDKTCPTATCVALHKYEVIPEKCTKCQACIRNCPVKAISGSTMKVAFINKEKCIKCNLCYEKCNFMAIK from the coding sequence ATGACAATGGTTAATAATGAAACGAGAAATCAGCAACTACAAAAACCACAAATAATTATCGGTATGGCCTCCTGCGGTTTGGGTGCCGGCGCCAGGAATGTGTTGAAAAGTGTCGAACATGAGTTGAAAAAACAAAAACTTGAGGCAGACATATTGCATACTGGTTGTATCGGCATGTGCGCGCATGAAGTACTCATGGACGTAATCTTTCCGGGCCGCACACGGGTAACTTACGGAAATGTAAAAACCACGATGGTTCCACAAATATTAGAAGAACACGTGGGGAAGGGAGAGGCAGTTAAAAAATTCGTCATGTCACAGATGTATCTGGACGATAAAACGGTTATCCCCTATGAAGGGTTACCTTTTTTTGACGACCTGGAGATGAATAAGGGACAAAAGAAATATATTCTCAGGAATTGTGGATATATTGACCCCGATAGCATTGATGAATATATTGCACGGGGTGGATACACTGCGCTCGAAAAGGTCCTCAAGGCCATGACTCCTAAGGCCGTGATTGATGAAATAAGCAAATCGGGCCTCAGAGGCCGTGGAGGTGGTGGTTTTCCAACCGGTGAAAAGTGGGCATCCTGTGCCAAGTATTCCGCCGACGAAAAGTTTGTCTTATGCAATGCCGACGAAGGCGACCCGGGTGCCTTTATGGATAGGAGCCTTCTGGAAGGTGACCCCCACGCTGTCTTAGAGGGTATGATCATTGCCGGGTATGCTATCAACGCTACGAGTGGTTACATTTACGTTCGCGCTGAATACCCTTTGGCAGTCAAAAGATTAAAACACACCATTGAAGAGGCCAAAAAGCGTGGCTTTCTGGGAGAAAACATACTGAAAAGCGGATACAACCTGGAAATGTATATAAAAGAAGGGGCTGGTGCCTTTGTCTGCGGTGAATCGACTTCATTGCAAAATTCCATTGAAGGCAAACGAGGTATGCCCCGTACAAGACCACCGCAATCTGTGGAAGCTGGTTTATGGGATAAGCCTACATGCTTAAACAATGTTGAAACCTTTGCCAACGTACCGTTTATTATCAATAAAGGCGCGGATTGGTATTCCCGGATCGGTACCGAAAACAGTAAAGGGACAAAAATCTTTTCCCTGACCGGAAAGATAAAAAATGCTGGCCTTGTTGAGGTTCCCATGGGCACTACAATCAGGCAAATTGTATTCGATATGGGCGGCGGTATTCCGAAAAAGAAAAAATTCAAGGCAGTGCAGATCGGGGGGCCTTCTGGTGGATGCCTTCCTGAGCCCCTGCTGGATTCACCAATAGATTACGAGTCGCTTGTCGGGGCTGGTGCAATGATGGGTTCGGGAAGTTTTGTGGTAGTTGACGATACTACCTGTATGGTAGAGATGGCACGGTTCTTTATGAATTTTTGCGCCAATGAATCATGTGGAAAATGTCCACCCTGTCGGATTGGCACTACCCTTATGCTGGATATCCTTACCCGCATTACCGTGGGACAGGGGGAAGAGAAGGATCTGGAAGTACTAGAACAGATGAGTGATGAGATGAAGGTGATGTCCCTTTGCGGTCTTGGGCAATCTGCACCAAATCCCGTAAAATCTACTATCCGATATTTTAGGGATGAATACATTGCGCACATCCGTGACAAAACCTGCCCAACCGCCACGTGTGTCGCCCTTCACAAGTACGAAGTAATTCCGGAAAAATGTACCAAGTGTCAGGCATGTATTCGCAACTGCCCGGTGAAGGCAATTAGCGGGAGTACAATGAAGGTTGCTTTTATCAATAAAGAAAAATGCATTAAGTGTAATCTCTGTTATGAAAAATGTAATTTTATGGCGATAAAATGA
- the nuoL gene encoding NADH-quinone oxidoreductase subunit L, translating to MLNLVALILVFPLIGAAINGLIGKRLHKETVGYIACGAIGLSLFISILVFCGLIFLPPDERLFEKHLFSWIESGSFKSAAGLQVDPLSSLMILIVTGVGFLIHIYSIGYMHTDKGYHRYFCYLNLFTFSMLLLVLGNNFLLMFIGWEAVGLCSYLLIGFWFEKKSASNAAKKAFVVNRVGDFGFALGIMLIFLTFHSIDFTEVLSAASHGNFAVGSFTVTIITLLLFMGATGKSAQIPLYTWLPDAMEGPTPVSALIHAATMVTAGVYMIARCNVLYMLSPFTMTVVASIGAATALFAASIGLVQNDIKRVLAYSTISQLGYMFLACGVGAFTAGVFHLMTHAFFKALLFLGSGSVIHALSGEQDMRKMGGLRHHIPVTYKTFLVGTVAIAGIPPFAGFFSKDEILLESLVLGNFVYWMIGAFAAFLTAFYMFRLLFMTFHGESRVDHHVMEHLHESPKNMTLPLIVLAGLSFFGGFLGIPGVSAITSFLAPVFGGHGHTEISATEAGVHHSAWLPYVMMVISTAIALAGIFLAYQMYMKKPELPGKLAERFRLIHKLLLNKYYVDEIYDILFVNSTKKISVQLWKRVDTGMIDGSVNGIARLVGGIGNVLRLLQTGYIRNYAFYIVIGCIFIIVFAVLGKVK from the coding sequence ATGCTCAATCTTGTTGCGCTGATCTTGGTATTTCCCTTAATTGGGGCGGCTATCAACGGTCTTATCGGTAAAAGGCTGCACAAGGAAACTGTTGGCTACATTGCCTGCGGGGCAATCGGCCTGTCCTTGTTCATCTCGATACTCGTATTTTGCGGACTCATTTTCCTCCCTCCCGACGAACGGCTGTTTGAAAAACATCTCTTTAGCTGGATTGAGTCCGGCTCATTCAAATCGGCTGCGGGTCTGCAGGTAGATCCCTTATCTTCACTCATGATCCTTATCGTTACCGGTGTGGGATTCCTTATCCATATCTATTCGATTGGCTATATGCATACCGATAAAGGTTACCACCGGTATTTTTGCTACCTGAACCTGTTCACATTCTCAATGTTATTGCTAGTTTTAGGCAATAACTTTCTCCTTATGTTTATTGGATGGGAAGCGGTAGGGTTATGTTCGTATCTGCTTATCGGCTTCTGGTTTGAGAAGAAGTCAGCCTCAAATGCGGCCAAAAAGGCCTTCGTGGTCAATCGGGTAGGCGATTTTGGTTTCGCCCTGGGTATCATGCTCATCTTCCTGACTTTCCATAGTATCGATTTTACGGAAGTATTGAGTGCTGCTTCTCATGGAAATTTCGCGGTGGGTAGCTTCACGGTAACGATCATTACCCTGCTTCTGTTCATGGGCGCAACAGGTAAATCAGCCCAGATACCCCTCTATACGTGGTTGCCAGATGCCATGGAAGGCCCCACACCTGTCAGCGCACTTATCCATGCGGCAACTATGGTAACGGCGGGCGTCTATATGATTGCACGATGTAATGTCCTGTATATGTTATCCCCATTCACGATGACCGTGGTGGCGAGTATTGGCGCAGCGACGGCACTCTTTGCGGCATCCATAGGGTTGGTACAAAATGACATTAAGCGCGTACTGGCTTATTCTACGATTAGCCAGTTAGGATATATGTTTCTGGCTTGTGGTGTGGGTGCATTTACCGCAGGTGTCTTCCATCTTATGACCCACGCATTTTTTAAGGCATTGTTATTCCTGGGTTCAGGCAGTGTTATTCATGCCCTGTCCGGTGAACAGGATATGAGGAAGATGGGTGGACTGAGACATCATATTCCCGTTACCTACAAGACCTTCCTGGTTGGCACTGTGGCCATTGCAGGAATTCCGCCCTTTGCAGGATTCTTCAGCAAAGACGAAATTTTATTAGAATCCCTTGTCCTCGGGAACTTCGTATACTGGATGATTGGGGCATTTGCGGCCTTTTTAACGGCCTTTTATATGTTCCGTTTGTTATTTATGACGTTTCATGGCGAATCCCGTGTGGACCACCATGTCATGGAACATCTCCATGAATCCCCTAAAAATATGACACTACCGTTAATAGTACTTGCGGGCCTTTCCTTTTTTGGGGGATTCCTGGGCATCCCCGGTGTAAGCGCCATTACCAGTTTTTTAGCACCGGTATTTGGTGGGCATGGTCACACTGAAATTTCTGCCACTGAAGCTGGTGTACACCACAGCGCATGGCTTCCCTATGTAATGATGGTCATTTCCACAGCTATTGCGCTTGCGGGTATATTCCTTGCATATCAAATGTATATGAAAAAACCAGAATTGCCCGGGAAACTGGCAGAACGGTTCCGGTTAATCCATAAACTCCTGTTGAACAAATATTATGTCGATGAAATCTACGACATCCTTTTTGTAAATTCGACAAAAAAAATCTCGGTCCAATTATGGAAGCGTGTGGATACCGGGATGATCGATGGTTCTGTAAACGGCATTGCCCGCCTTGTCGGGGGGATTGGTAATGTCTTGCGCCTCTTACAAACAGGGTATATACGCAATTACGCCTTTTATATCGTGATCGGTTGTATCTTCATTATCGTGTTTGCCGTGTTGGGCAAAGTAAAGTAA